The stretch of DNA ACCGATGTTGGATTTGATCAATTTTGGATGTATTTTATGTGTACTTATTGTATTAGTTCGAGTTTGTCTAATGTTttaaacactattttttttttggatctaATCAGATCAGATTCATCTATtgttttagatttttattggattggattggatccatccaatctaataaataaataaataaaaataagtaaatttaaaatctaactaattatttatccaaactaaataaaaaatactaattaataatcAACTGAATATTGGATTGTATTGGATTTTTGGACAACACATCTAATACTCAATtcaatccaattggatattaaaaaatatcattcGATCCAATCTGATCATAATTAGATCTAATAATTGTCAGTTAATTTTCATTAGATCGGTCAGTTGTAATTAGGGGTGGCAATTCAGGCATGTTTGTGGGTCGTGACAAAACCCATATGTATTACAAGTATATGCTGACCTAAACACACCTCATTTAATAATTGTATCAAAATATGAAACCCAAACATGGCCCGTTAAATTGTATCAAAATATGAAACCCAAACATGTAACCTGTTTacaaatggattttatttaaacATGTCAACTAATTATTAATACATTAATGATATATTTAACACGTTTATGACATATATTCAATACATTTATGATCTATTAAagtacttaaataattttaaataggtTATTAAAAGTCATGTTCGTGCTAACCGTATCAACTTCAAACAAGACTCTTTATTACCCAAATCCATCTAAGAGAaactcaaatttattaatttttgtatgaATTTCAAATCGTATATTATCATTCTTGATTTGTTTtaccaattctaattataattAGATTGTATCGATTCATAAACAACCTTAATAATTATGACATTAGAATTTTGTATAGTGGAGAAGAATAATTTCCTCATAATGACACCTTGGCTTGACCTACCCAAAGcaataaaatgatataatatttatgtatatatttaaattaatatagtgAGATTAATTCCTACAAATGTACTATATAGGCTAAATGGGATAATACCAAACACGGTATAACACTTCTAATAAATTCAAACTAAGTTTATTATTAGGGCTTACTTTGACAATATATAAAACTAACTAAAATCAAGTTATGGCACATGTCAAGGCTTTTTTGCTTTGAAATTTCTTCCCCTTTAAAAATGCTTAATCATCATTTCATTTTCTAAATCTTCATCATTGTCCTTTTGGATTTTAATCCTTTTATTTATAACTACCATTTTGGAAAATTgggtattaattaatttgtttattattatgtaaTAAAAACAGAACAATATTCATACCAATATATGTACTATAATTAACCCAACCTAATGGAAGTTGTAAAAAAGTGATATTGATGCATTTTAATTTATCTATATTTTAGTACATGAAAATTTTAtaacttatttaattttattttataaaaataagatgGTGATCAAAAAACGAGAGTTTATGTAATATGTTGCgtaagaaataaaatttaatatgtatatttgtaaaaaattctttaaactgtAATTTTGATACAGTTAAAaacttctattttttaaaaatttatgtaatatcctaaaataattataatgagcatcattaaaaaaattacaatttttgtacatgtcaaaatgaAAAAGGGCAAacaatattaaataagaaaatttaccATATGACAAAGTAGTAAATAAATTATTGATTTTTATAGTTAATAGACTTAAGCCCAAAACCAAACATATACAGTAAAACCTCTATCTAAGAATACTTTATTCAAGAATAAAcactaatttattataaaaaaattaagtcccaatttgagcaagttataaattaaaataacctctaaattgtaattagatatacattttctaagtcccgtgttaacaaagtatacctctatataagaataattacatctcaataaaatatatacatatatttttttacatttatttatgtagaattaataattttatattaaattgtacgtaatacatgtataaatattatatttactcaaaaataattctattataatatagtattaaagATTATTTActgttattatttttacattgaTATGTTTTagtgttttgaatttttttctagtataattatatttagttatataacctcttaattagaatataatttatttagtcctaaatatatttttaaatagagGTTGTACTCTataaaactatatattttttttttatcttaaagTCGGTTAACGAACTGACATAGTATAAATTAGAACTCCAAATTTATTAAAATGTGTGTGAAAATTAATAGTTATCCCCCAAAAGTGAGTTTATATTATGTTTGAGTAGTGTTCAAAATATTATGTTCAAGTAGCTTAAGAGGCTTTTTAAACAATGAAAAAGCTTGTATGCAATCCTCTATGGCTTTCAACACTTGGTTTAAATTTGTACCTTCTCCTCTCATTTCTTCCTTGTCATACTCCTTCAAGCCTTCCACTAaagataatatataaaatttgcaAGACAAGAAATTAATTAGATCACATATATTTtagataatatataatattatagagTTTAAGATCAATTCAGTGTACACTTGTTCTTACTTACTACATATTATGTTTAAAATCTTTATTGTTTTTAAGGCATCCACATGCAAATATTTTTCTTCAAGTTGATATTGATAcattaaataattgaaataaGTCATTAGAACCAAAAGGAAAGTTACACAACAACTTAAGTGGTAACAaaaccaatataaatatatgaatCACTTCTCAatgtatattataaatataaatatataattgaatAAAGTTGAGTAAGGTAATATGGCAAAGTAGACGTATACCCGTACCTTATCCTATACTCGTATcaggtatatatttttatacacttacCCTACCCTGAATCTCAATTCAATGGATAACTAGGGTACTTACTGATAAACTAGTATTATGTTTTAGTTAGTAAAAATAAAGTGGGTGAGTGTTTGGTGTGTATTGCATGTCGAGAGTTTTCAATTCTTGGATTATTTACTTTTATAAgaacaaaattattatttttcaagtgtcactataaaaaaaaattattacttttagtgataattttttagtcacaacatacaATTTTTGCGaataaatgtgacttttaatcATAACAAAAACTTACTTGTtgctaaaatatagtatttagatacaagttgtcactaatttagttttagtcacaacaaattgtaatttttgtgactaatacgtTTAGCCATAGATCTTTTAGTCATGACATAAGAAtggtaatttataattagttacagtttttttacttttagttacaagttttgttgtgaatAAAAGTAAAACTTTTTATAGTGAGTTGTGGTGTTCAAAATATAATATTGGAGCCCTTAACTCACTTGTAAAGTTTGTTAAAGATATTATTTGTGGTTTAGTACTACAAAGTTTGCTATTGAAATCAAGTTTgctagaaaaatatatataaaattttagcaAGGCCATGCTCATTGATCAATAGAATATTAAGACatttaatagaaaattattgTGTGATTGATGCATATCTTTAAGGCCAAAACTTGGAGATTATCACTAGTCACAATAAGGTAACACAACTAAGGATATATGTTATACCTTTGTGATTCAAACCACAGAATCCAGATTTGatctaacaattattttttgttttcaattttttttttttttttgtataattttgtttttaaagaaTTGCTTATTGAAAACAATGCCAAACACTTTTATTTGTGTTCAAAAAAGAATTTTTActttctaaaaacaaaaaaaaaaacattttaatTATGGTATCAAACAACCTTAACTACTTTTTCCTTAAATACCTTATTTAgtttgggaaatttacaaaaatactgaaatttagGCTAACTATTACAAAGATACTGTCACatgtaaatattttcaaaaatactgtgtttttataaaataccagtaaaacacaaagtagaacaactcaaaacaacattagAGCAACTAAAAAGcaccagtagaacactagtgaaacttaacacagtatactgcagtatgaaacttataaaaaatatagtaaaaaagtaaaaaataccgtctggcagtatttttataaaaaaatagcaaaagttagtataccatgtaaatttccctatagTTTCCATGTTTTCTATATTTCCTTCATTAATACCAtttgttttgaaaaatacctattaattttaatttcttttgaaaaataaaagcataaatgtaaataaaagaaaaaagccCAATTTTGTAGCCCATGAGAGGCCCACTACAAAACAAGTTGTTCTTCCTTATAAGCCCAACAACAACCGAATAGGCCCTTAAAATAGTGACAatgtttttttagaaaaatgacattatacaaagtgaataaaataataatattgctTTGAAAATGAAAGAGTGCATTAATTATAACTTAGTAGAAAAGCAGTGCAATGCAATGTTATTTTTATGGGGCAGTAAAATCTGACACACTCTACTTCACTTTACATTaaattttctagaaaatataaaaaataaaaatataataaaaaatttaactacGTAGCTCCAAATACAAGCAAAAGtctcataaataataaaacagaaGTGTTTGTCAAAATTCACcacattattattctttttttctatGAAGAAAACTATGGAATTAAGTTGAAACTAGCTGAGTTGAGACATACCCATTTTCCACAAAGGAAAGGTAAACTAAACTAAACTAAACTCACTAACTTTCTTTTCTATGCAAATTTCCAAGCCTTTACTTTTGGTTTTATTCGAGTGAGTATTATTATTAGATAGTAGAGAGAATAAGGATTACGTGGTGCAGATTCTTTTATCGGGTTATCATCCTATCCTATCCTCTCAGATGATCGATAAAGTATTAATGCTATAATAATGATTAAGGTGATTAAAAATTGCCACTTTATTGTGTGTAAGGAACTTGTTTTAGTATTCCTTGCCATAATTAAtactaataattttttgtttttctaatatattttctcaatgagaaagttaattattttgatgtaaaattataaaataaagagTATTGCTATAAAGTATTAGTTAAGTGATATTTTGCGATTAATTAGTGATATCATATAGAAATTATTactttaaattatatgtgatcTGATACTTGATTGTATTAATACCGATCAATATTGAAGATTGCTAGACTTAACATTTCTCATGGCCTGGAAATAAGGGTCATTGTCTCTAACCTCCATTCTTTTATCTTTTATGGGCAAACCCCATACTCCATCTCCATTGTTTTATAtagataatataattattaaaatcaaatttctttattatattattactttttaaaaaatattttaaagccTCACATTCTATTGCAGGAAAGCATTAAATTCTGTCACAACAATAAATTTTCACCTCtctcacaacaacaacaacatatatCCATAATTATtatctctctttttcttctttcttctttcttcttctcttcattTTCTCTAAATCAAaagagtgattttttttttttgccataTTATCACTTTTAACACTTTTTCTTTTGTTGGGTGTTTTTTGCTTTCAAAATAGGCTCAAAAAGAAGTTAAAATGAAGAAATTTTTGATAATCTTCTTTGTGATTTGGGCAAGTTTGATCATGTTCCTCCTTGGATTCTCTACCACTCATCAATATGGTAATAttcaaattttcttttcttcttctttgaacataaatatatatttggctatatataattgattcttttgttgacatataaatttatgattaaatattttcagaaaAGCATAATGGATTAATAATAAGTAGAAAGCAATTAAAGGAAGAGAAGAGTAGTTTTATGGATATGGAAGATTATGGGCCAATTGATCCAGTTCCAAGCTCAAAGGCATCTATAAGGCCAGGCCCAATAGAGCATGGGAGTCCAATAATCCCATATATACCAAAGCCTTCTCCTCCTCCTAATCCTAATCCTAATCCTAATTCTGACCATTCCTAATTCCTATTCTTACTAGGGATAGTGGTATCCATTGTTTGGAATGAAGATAGTCTCTCTGTTATCCCTGCACCCAAACACTacttttgtgtttgtttttcttgttctttaacTTTGCTTTGTAATTGGATGAATTTGTGTTGTTCATGACCACTACACCACTTTGTATATTATATCAACTTTAattctaatttttatatatgGGTGAATTGTTAATGAGTATTATTAATAGGTAGTATTagaaaaatttgagtttttatatttaattagaaaaaattttcatttttatattacaTGAGTTAGGATTATTCTATCggctgaaaaaaaaatcagaaaaaaaagataaaaattaagtttgatttaaatattctattatttaaatatttttgtgatGTAGTGTAAAAAGTAATATATTCTTTTAATaaagtagttaaattaaatataaaaatttaaatttatcttttattatttgttattaaataaatgtctaatggtttaatattttaaaattaatattgataattaaatttatttacaaaccatcaataaataatatctaATAGAAAGTGCTCCTATATATAAATtgagattatttcacaaatagacaaaaataataaaaaaaattacaaaaatacgatttcacagaattttaaatatttttacgatttttttgattttatttatagaaaatacggtcttttttatgttgtactcttgttaattttttgttgttaatttgatgttatttagatgttatttttatgttacttttatatagttttcttaATTGTTGTTTCTAtggaaaactgtaaaaatgtgaaaattctataaacattaaaatataatttttttttacaaaaaatagtaccttatgtatatattttggtCCATATCTctaaaattacaattattaGGACAGTAGGGTTAATATCTTTTAATATCAAAAGAAGATTTATACTAATTTAAATTCTGTATTTTAGcataatgatatttattttttgaaattttattttggaTCAAAAATAATTAGGAACTAAAATTGGTTCTTGTCAAAATGTTTCCTTATATAATCAAACTATTATAGTaaaattatttctaaatataatcAACCAATCATAAAagaatgaataaaaaattattaattaatccattcaaaaaaatgattaattaatacttaaagttaaaaaaaaatacttttaattattaaaaactatttttaaaatatattttgttacaaaataaattttcagtGCTACCGCCAACCTCTTATTACAATCTCTTAGTCAATTTCTACGCCCGAAAACATATGtcgaagtatttttttttcaaattatttttacgggggtgttcgttatgcttacaacatcatccctgtaaatttttgaaaagttttAAATAGTTTACAGTGCCGAAAATACgtttaaagttttttaaaatggtaaactgaaatatcaagAACTCTGTTTTCGatactgtaaactattcagaaattttcaaaaatttacagggatgatattgtaactataacgaataccgctataaaaaattgaaaaaaaaaatatttcagcatGTGATTTCGAACGTGGAGATTGACTTAGAGGTTGTAATTAGCACTTCTCTTCTAGAAATTTTCTAAAAGGTCTCTATAACCCTTTAAAATTGACtataattctataaatagaCGTCGATTTTATACCGATAAACTCAATTTTAATAGCATCGAtcctaaaaaataattgattttctgaccGACGGGATTTCCATATTTTGTAATAGTAATACTTGGATTGATGTCAAAATTTAGTATCGGTGccaacacaataaatatatattatttttaaaacaacattttttttttccatgaaTCAGTATGCTCATTGCTCAAAACTTCATATATACAACCTAAAAGCACCATAAATGGCCTTAATATTATCTATACAACTTTATTTACAATACTTGAAACCAAtctctatctttttgcttaactTTTTTTGGCAATTCAAacaatattctattttttacaGCCCATTTAACTTGCTTAACAATTTCAGTATTTTGTTGCCTATTTGAGTTCCAAATCAATTCATTTCTAGCTCTCCAAATGACATACACCAGAGCAGCAACTGAAGCCATTTTAACACATCTTCAAAACCTGGATCCCTTGGACTTTCGGATCCATTTCAGCAGGCCATGCGAGGAATCAAATTGAACCTGCCAGTGTAACCATAATTTGAATAACTTCAAACATTCAAGAGTGATCTCACACTTGAAAAATAAATGCTCCACACTCTCTGTTTCTCTGTTGCAGAGGATGCACTTAGGGGAATCAATTATATGCTGAACTTGTGAAGTCTATCCCGAGTCTTCAACCTATTCTTCACATCAAGCCAAGTCAAAAAACTATGTTTGGGAGAATTGAGTCTGCTCCAGAATTCATTACTCCACAACACTTTATCTAAAACAAAGTCAAACTAGCAATAACCCTTGCTGATTTTGTAATCAGAACCAACAAACACTTCTGGCTGTTGTACCTGCTGCACTCTGTCTTTTATTTCTACCATTTTTCTCCAGTACCAGCTGCTGGTTGTGGGAGCTTTGTGCTCCCACCAATTCTGTTGTTTAATGTACACACAGTGCACCCACTTAATCCATAGGTTGTCTTTTTTGTTAGCCACAGCCCACACGTGCTTAACCATTGCTGAAATGTTCCATGTAGCAATGTTCAATGTTCCATGTAGCAATGTTCATAATACCTAGGCCACCTGCCTTTTTTGGGGCACAAATCTTCTCCCAAGAAATGCTTCCAGCCCCTGTCATCAAGCCTTTTCCAGTCCATAGAAAATTTCTACAAATGGATTCAATCTCTTTAATGACTTTTTTTAGGCAGGATCATCATTTGACTCCAATAAATGTGTATTGAAATAAGGACCGAGTTCACAAGCACCAACCTACCAGCAAAGGAAAGGTTTTGAGTGCCCCAAACCTTAATTTTAGCAGTCATTTTTTGAGCAAAGGCTGCTGCAATCCGAAGCATTGATCTTCTTAGCACAAATAGGTACCCCAAAATATTTGAATGGATCTCTATGTCTAGTAAAACCAAACATGTATAACATTCTCTGAATTTCTCTATCTGTCATACCCGAACAATACAAGGTTGACTTTTCCTTATTAGTGTTCAAACCATATGTAAGAGAAAATAGCTTGAGACCTTTCATCAAGAAGTAAATACTCTTGAAATCACCTTTGCAAAATAATAGAATATCATCCGCAAAGCTGAGATGATTAAGTCTCATTTCAGAACACCTCTCATGAAATGCAAACTCCTCCTTTTTCCCCACTTTAATCAAGATTAGATATTTCATACCTAAAACAAACAATAAGGGGGACATGGGATC from Cannabis sativa cultivar Pink pepper isolate KNU-18-1 chromosome 2, ASM2916894v1, whole genome shotgun sequence encodes:
- the LOC115721336 gene encoding uncharacterized protein LOC115721336, encoding MKKFLIIFFVIWASLIMFLLGFSTTHQYEKHNGLIISRKQLKEEKSSFMDMEDYGPIDPVPSSKASIRPGPIEHGSPIIPYIPKPSPPPNPNPNPNSDHS